Part of the Triticum aestivum cultivar Chinese Spring chromosome 4D, IWGSC CS RefSeq v2.1, whole genome shotgun sequence genome is shown below.
TCAGTAGTATCATTGGTTCCatcgtaattttattttatttttgtatttcCGCAGCATCATGTATGGATCATGGCGTATGTGTTCTGCACTGGCATCAGGGTCGTGGGAAAACCTTGTACTACCTGATCCTCATGACGATTAATTAGAACTCCATGCATATGCTGGTCGATCGATTATATATGCCATGTTTTTCTTCAACAAGAGTCATGCATAGCTAGGTAGGCGTCACCTCCCCTCCTGGGTTTAGGTTTAGCAGATCCCCAATAACAAAGTAGGCCTCGTAGGTACACGCGCGGCGTTGTCCAGGCCTCGGCCAGTCCCCAAATCGAAACCCTCGCAAGTCATGTCCGTGCCGCCGGCGGGTCCTGCCGGCGCCGCCGGGAACCCTTCCTTCGGCGGGTGGTCCTTCTGGAGCATGCAGAAGAACCGCGGCCTCTCCCCCGCCTCCACCACCTACACCGTGAACAACGAGGGCTATTCCGTCTGGACCTCCGTGGACGGCGAGTGGCGGCCCAGGTCTCCCATCCCCGCGGATCCCCTCGCACCCGAGTACTACCACGACATCACCGAGTTCTACCTCGAGGCGGCCCGCCGCCCCTCCCCATCGCCGACATCCCAGGCCTCGCCCGCTGCATCTCCTACTGCGgcctcgccgtcggcctcgccgACCCCGTCACCAACATCGTGCTCACCACCATCAACGCCTTCGCCAAGAGACCACCGGGACCGGGCTATTTTTTCCTGGACGCAAAGCCCGACGATGCACTAGAGCAAAGCAAGAAGAGGATCACCTTCGCTGACGGCGCCGGCAACTCCCGCGCGGGCCTCGTCATGTTCATGCTGTGCTACTTCCGCCACATGACGGAGGCGCAGGCCAAGAAATTCCTCGACATGGCCGGCCACGACCTCCCCCTGGCCATCCTCCTCGTCGAGGCCGGCTGCCGGGGCTGCCATGTTCCACTGCAGCCCGATGGTGCCAGGATCAAGACCGCCTTGCAGCAGGCCGCGCGTACTCCGACACCGATGACCTCGTGCGGCTCATGACATGGAGGTACCCTCGTGAACTCCTCGACCCTGTGTTGGACGACCTGCGCGGAGGAAAACATCTCAGTGCCGACCGCGTCTACAAAATCTGCGACTTGCTGCGCTGCTCATGGCCGCCGCCGCCAATCCCTGCGCCTACTCCAGGCTTTTATCGTGACAACAGTGGGAACGTCACCACAATCATCAAGGTCAGAGAAGGCGTTTTCGCCACAACCACCATATCCAGAGACCTCGTCGCCACGACCACAATCACCTCAACTTGTCCGAGCCAGCATGATGATGATAATTACGCTTACACCGGCGGCAACAATAATGTCCATCTCTCAACTGTTTTAGCCGTAGAGAGAAGCTCGAGAGTGAACAACACATGGCGGGAGAACCCCGACTTCCTCCCGCTTCTCAAGATGTCTCTTCTTCGTACCATtcacggcttctacatcaacgcgcTTGGCATACTGCACAGCCATGCATTACACGAGCAGCACCTCGTCAGTGCCGTCCTCACAGCCGGACACTGCTACGGCCCTATGGATCCCGTGTCCAACATCATACTCAACTCTATTTGGTACGATGCTGCCTTCCCGGTCCCAGAGAAAATCTGCAATCGGGTTGGTACAGCTGATATTCTCGATGCTAGGTCGATGTCCCGTGTTGAATCACGTTCCCGCGATGGCTTTGTCGCGCTCGTCTGCTACACGTACTCAATCTCGGAGCAACAAGCAGTGGTACTACTTTGCGAGCATCGCTTCAACCTCCCATCCTTGCAACAGGGCTCAAAGGAAATATTGTCCAATTTAGCTTCTGCGTCACTGATTGCCAAACACCCGCAACCCGCCGCCTTCGAGGATTTCCTCAATTCCCTGACCCCCAGTAAACTTGATTGTCTGCACTCCCTTGTAATATCGGACAGAACTTCGGGCAATGCTCTCTCTGATGATACTTTAAACCGGCTAAAGAAGATGGTGAGCGAGGAAACATCAGATAACGCAGCAGCAACGGTGCAAAGTACGGCTCCTCGTCTGGGCCAGGCTAACTTGTATAGAGTGTCTGAAAGGAGGTCGACCTTCAAGTCTGAGCAGGCTTATGTTCGCGCAAGATTGGAAAATTTACTGCTCGACTACGGCCGCGATAAGGTATGGAGTCCTTTTGAGTAGTTGGCTTTTGCCTTTGTAGATTGTTCTTACAAATATGTCTAATTAATTTTCCACCTCCTTGCTTCTTTTGATCACCGCACCTATAGATTAATTATTATGCTAAGCTTTTACCATTTTTGGTTGTCCTAACAAGTCTACTTAATAGTTAATATTCCACCTCCTTGCTTGCTTTAGGGACACACATACAAGCTTGGTATTATTTGTGGAGTGACAACAGCCACATACTGCTACCGACATTCCTTCTACGCAACCTGCTTTCATATCAACTTTTTGGTGAGCAGTGATGTCTCAAATGATGGCACGGGGTCATTTTGTTCGTGGGAACTCTTCTTTGCCGAATTCTGGAACGGAGCTGATGAAAGAATTGAGCAACAATCAACAAATTTGCCTTTCTGCTGCCCGGTGAAGGATTCTTTCGATGCCTATTCCAGTAAGCCCTCATCTCATCCATTAAACTTATTTTATCAGTTATGATGGTTATGGTATAAATATATACGCAAGATAATATAATTTTGAACTGGTCACTAAACATCTTTCAAAAATTATGATGTTCGTTCTTAACTCTTTAAGTATCACATCTGTGGACAGACCGACAGATTGAGATTGCGTTACAATATTGTAGATTTTGTTTGACATGTATTTGTCATgcttataggcagctcatttatTTGCTTTATGTTTTGATTTTGTGAACAGTTCGCTGCATCGTTTGCGACCATACTTCATGTATGATTGCACATCCATCTTCGGGCATGTATTACACGGGCAACACTCGACCTGGTTTCCCAGTACACCGCAAGTGGGGAGATGATCTACGTGGAATGCTGGAGTTAGATTTTATATATTTTGATCGAAGAAATAGTGAATCTGCAAAGACCCTATTGAAGGATCGGAGTTTCCTTTCGTCCCATAGGAAGCCGATAGCTAGAGCCAGTGTCAAACTTGATGATCCTGTTGATGCAGTCTCGCAAACACCCAACAGACAGTGAACTTGACAAGCCATGCTGAAGGCACTGGGTTCTCTGCACTAATCGATGCAGGTAAATTATTTGAACACCGTCGGTTGTTTATATACCAGGATGAATCCCGCCTGCTAAATTGATACCTGATACTGTTAGTTGTGAGAACACCGTACCAAATGAATTCTCGATTTGTGAGGCAAGAGACAGCCCATGAAGCAAGACGTTGTTGAAACAGAAAGATGAAAAATCTGCTCCTGCTGGTTGGTACAGGCACTCTGTTTATGTGACCTACTTGAGGCTTGCAACAACTTCTTTGTTATGTTATCACGCAACTATTGTTCTTACTTTCTACTATGAGTTTATGGATGAGATGAAGGAGTGCTCTTGTGAGGGCTAGCAGGCCCTTCTTTCTTT
Proteins encoded:
- the LOC123098895 gene encoding uncharacterized protein gives rise to the protein MSRVESRSRDGFVALVCYTYSISEQQAVVLLCEHRFNLPSLQQGSKEILSNLASASLIAKHPQPAAFEDFLNSLTPSKLDCLHSLVISDRTSGNALSDDTLNRLKKMVSEETSDNAAATVQSTAPRLGQANLYRVSERRSTFKSEQAYVRARLENLLLDYGRDKGHTYKLGIICGVTTATYCYRHSFYATCFHINFLVSSDVSNDGTGSFCSWELFFAEFWNGADERIEQQSTNLPFCCPVKDSFDAYSIRCIVCDHTSCMIAHPSSGMYYTGNTRPGFPVHRKWGDDLRGMLELDFIYFDRRNSESAKTLLKDRSFLSSHRKPIARASVKLDDPVDAVSQTPNRQ